In Drosophila simulans strain w501 chromosome 3R, Prin_Dsim_3.1, whole genome shotgun sequence, a single window of DNA contains:
- the LOC6729297 gene encoding protein pellino: MVKRTDGTESPILAEDGGDGHDKPRLRYGELVILGYNGYLPQGDRGRRRSKFVLHKRTEASGVKRSKHYIVQSPQTSKAILDANQHSISYTLSRNQAVIVEYKEDTETDMFQVGRSSESPIDFVVMDTLPGDKKDAKVMQSTISRFACRILVNRCEPAKARIFAAGFDSSRNIFLGEKATKWQDNVEIDGLTTNGVLIMHPKGSFCGGNAKCGLWRECSVGGDVFSLRESRSAQQKGQPIYDECNILQDGTLIDLCGATLLWRSAEGLQHSPTKHDLEKLIDAINAGRPQCPVGLNTLVIPRKVNIGDQVNQPYVYLNCGHVQGHHDWGQDENTGARRCPMCLELGPVVTLCMGLEPAFYVDVGAPTYAFNPCGHMATEKTVKYWANVEIPHGTNGFQAVCPFCATPLDGATGYIKLIFQDNLD; encoded by the exons CACCGACGGCACTGAATCTCCCATACTGGCTGAAGACGGTGGCGATGGTCATGATAAACCGCGATTGCGCTACGGGGAACTGGTGATACTCGG CTACAATGGTTACTTGCCACAGGGAGATCGCGGTCGACGACGCTCCAAGTTTGTGCTCCACAAGCGGACGGAGGCGAGTGGCGTCAAGCGGTCCAAGCACTACATCGTCCAATCGCCACAGACCTCGAAGGCCATTCTGGATGCCAATCAGCATTCAATCTCGTACACACTCTCACGCAACCAGGCGGTAATCGTGGAGTACAAGGAGGACACGGAAACGGACATGTTTCAG GTGGGACGTTCATCGGAGTCACCCATTGACTTTGTGGTGATGGACACGCTGCCCGGCGATAAAAAGGATGCCAAGGTTATGCAGAGCACAATTTCTCGGTTCGCCTGCCGCATTCTGGTCAACCGCTGTGAGCCTGCCAAGGCGAGAATATTCGCCGCCGGCTTCGATTCGAGCAGAAATATATTCCTTGGG GAGAAGGCCACCAAGTGGCAGGACAATGTGGAAATCGATGGCCTGACCACCAACGGTGTGCTGATTATGCACCCCAAAGGATCCTTCTGTGGCGGCAATGCCAAGTGCGGACTATGGCGCGAGTGCTCCGTGGGCGGCGACGTGTTCAGCCTTCGCGAATCGCGTTCAGCCCAGCAAAAGGGGCAGCCG ATCTATGACGAATGCAACATTCTGCAGGATGGCACACTTATTGATCTCTGCGGCGCAACCTTGCTCTGGCGTTCCGCCGAGGGCTTGCAGCATTCGCCG ACCAAACACGATTTGGAGAAACTTATCGATGCCATTAATGCCGGTCGTCCACAGTGCCCGGTGGGCCTGAACACGCTGGTTATACCACGCAAAGTTAACATTGGGGATCAGGTGAACCAGCCTTACGTGTACTTAAACTGTGGCCATGTCCAGG GCCATCACGATTGGGGCCAGGACGAGAACACTGGCGCCCGCCGCTGTCCCATGTGCCTGGAACTCGGTCCGGTGGTCACCCTGTGCATGGGCTTGGAACCAGCCTTCTATGTGGACGTGGGCGCCCCGACGTACGCGTTCAATCCATGCGGACACATGGCGACTGAAAAAACTGTCAA ATACTGGGCCAATGTGGAGATACCTCATGGTACCAACGGATTTCAGGCCGTCTGTCCCTTCTGTGCGACGCCCTTGGATGGAGCGACTGGCTACATAAAGTTAATATTCCAGGATAATCTagattaa